Proteins encoded together in one Hevea brasiliensis isolate MT/VB/25A 57/8 chromosome 16, ASM3005281v1, whole genome shotgun sequence window:
- the LOC110642167 gene encoding 17.3 kDa class I heat shock protein, with amino-acid sequence MAMIPSFFGNRRSSIFDPFNSFDLWDSFKDFPFPSSSSIISLENSAFVNTRIDWKETAEAHVFKADLPGLKKEEVKVEIEDDRVLQISGERNVEKEDKNDNWHRVERSSGKFLRRFRLPENAKMDQVKASMENGVLTVTVPKEEVKKPDGKAIEISG; translated from the coding sequence ATGGCAATGATTCCTAGCTTCTTCGGTAACCGACGAAGCAGCATTTTCGATCCTTTCAATTCTTTCGACCTGTGGGATTCATTCAAAGACTTCCCATTTCCTTCTTCCTCTTCAATCATCTCTCTTGAAAATTCTGCTTTTGTTAATACTCGCATAGACTGGAAAGAGACTGCAGAAGCTCATGTCTTTAAGGCTGATCTTCCTGGGCTTAAAAAGGAGGAAGTGAAAGTAGAGATTGAAGATGACAGAGTGCTTCAAATCAGCGGTGAGAGGAACGTGGAGAAGGAAGACAAGAATGATAATTGGCATCGTGTGGAGCGCAGCAGCGGCAAATTCTTGAGGAGGTTTAGGCTGCCGGAGAATGCCAAGATGGATCAGGTTAAGGCTTCCATGGAGAATGGGGTTCTCACTGTGACCGTCCCTAAGGAGGAGGTGAAGAAACCTGATGGCAAGGCCATTGAAATCTCTGGTTGA